The nucleotide sequence ACAGGAACCGTCGATTCACGTACGACTAAATCAATCAGTTTTTTCCCTCCGCGCGGAATTAGCACATCCAAGTATTCCGTCAACGTAAATAAAGATTTCGCTGTTTCACGGCTTGTATCTTCGATAAGCAAAACGGAATCTTTCGGGTAGTCGACAGCTTCTAAGGCACGGTGAATCGATGCAACGAGTGCAATATTTGAGTATTTTGCAGATGAGCTGCCACGTAAAAGTACCGAATTACCGGTTTTAATTGAAAGTGTTGCTGCATCAATCGTAACATTCGGGCGTGCTTCATAGATCATGCCAATTACTCCTAATGGTACACGCTTTTTAGTAATTTGAAGGCCATTTTCTTTCGGAATTTTTTCGACTACTTCACCGACAGGATCCTCTAATTCGATTAGCTGCATGATGGCATCGCTCATCGCTTGGATGCGGTTTTCATTCAGTAAAATGCGGTCCAGTGTCGCTTGATCGAGTGCGTTTGTTTTTCCATCAGTAATATCTTTATTGTTCTCCGTCAGTAATATGTCCATATCGGCAAGGAGTTGGTGGGCAATACTTCTTAATGCTTCATTTTTTTCTTCTGTCGATTTGATATTCGTTAAATAGCTTGCCTTTTTTGCACGCTTGCCTTTTTCAACTACTTCATTTGCAATTGTTTTTGTCATACTATAACCTCCTTAAATTTTGACCCATTGATTACGGTGAATAACTTCAATCGGGTAATGCATGAGCTCTGTCGTCCGTTTACCCATCGCTTGCTCCAATTCAGCTGAAGAATAAAGAATTTCTCCGCGACCGATACATG is from Solibacillus isronensis and encodes:
- a CDS encoding glutamate-5-semialdehyde dehydrogenase, with product MTKTIANEVVEKGKRAKKASYLTNIKSTEEKNEALRSIAHQLLADMDILLTENNKDITDGKTNALDQATLDRILLNENRIQAMSDAIMQLIELEDPVGEVVEKIPKENGLQITKKRVPLGVIGMIYEARPNVTIDAATLSIKTGNSVLLRGSSSAKYSNIALVASIHRALEAVDYPKDSVLLIEDTSRETAKSLFTLTEYLDVLIPRGGKKLIDLVVRESTVPVLETGAGNCHIYLDEFANFEMAKSIVKNAKTQRLSVCNAAESLLIHQEFFQSHGAEFLHYLQNELEIKIYGDENVCAVLPEAIEATEEHYAEEFLALTLSIKVVEDVLEAVHHINQFGTNHSEAIITDNVQNAEIFLNSVDAAAVYHNASTRFTDGFEFGYGAEIGISTQKLHARGPMGLPALTSTKYYIHGNGQIRE